The region TTTTCTATCGGCATTTCTGATTCACAGGCCGCTCCCGCGTTCACGGTCAGTCAATTCCTGTCAAAAAAGAGTCCAGTTCTTTTCGCATTGGCATTCCTTCCTGTGCACCAACCTTTTGAACAGCGAGTGCAGCCGCTCCATGGCAAACTGGATAACCTCACTAACGTCCTGTCCTTCTGCCAGGGCAACTGTGAGTGCCCCGTTAAACGCATCCCCTGCACCAGTCGTATCAAGTACTTCCACAGTATAGGCCGGGATGAGCTTATCCTGATACGAAACACCAGACCGACCTTTCGTAACAACCAGCTTGGAGTGCAATTGCTCACGAACGGATGCACTAGTGTCTGTAAATAATTGCTTTCCCTCGGTTTCGTTTGGCGTGATACAGGCAGCTTGGCAGCAGGCGCTGGATTTATAATGAGAGGGGTCCCCGCCGCTGCACACAAATCGATTGCATTTACTAATCGTTTAAAGCGGCAGTTCAAACTGAATAAGCACCATATCACTCGTACGAATTGTTTCTTTAAACCTGGTAATATACGCTGAGTCCACCGTATGGTTGGCACCCGGAACAACAATACGGTTATCGTTTTCGGAAATAGTAATCGAAGCAATGCCTGTACTGATATCAGGATTTTGCTCCACCCCATCAGTCTGAATACCTTCCTGCTCAAACATCGTCATCATTTCCATTCCGAAAGCATCCATTCCAACTTTTCCGATCATCTTGACCTCCGCACCAAATCTTGCAGCGGATACAGCCTGATTTGCCCCTTTCCCGCCAGGTTTTGTCTGGAATGTTTCTCCAATGACCGTTTCCCCTTGTTATGGAAAATCATCCGTTATCGTAATCAGATCCATATTGATTCTGCCAATCACAGTAATGGCTGTATTTCTCGATTCCCACTCCTTAGGTGCTGTACGACTCCAAAGCACGATAAAAAAGATCCCAGAATTTTTTCGGGTCGAGTTTGCCAGCGAATCTGGCATTTGCATTATCTGAAGAAACCCCTTTGTGCACACAAGTCATCCCATACGTGAATTCGCCTTTTGTTTCAACATCAACGTGCACCGGCTCCATTTGAAAAATTGACGGATCCATCAGGTACGCC is a window of Virgibacillus ihumii DNA encoding:
- a CDS encoding PfkB family carbohydrate kinase, encoding MGETFQTKPGGKGANQAVSAARFGAEVKMIGKVGMDAFGMEMMTMFEQEGIQTDGVEQNPDISTGIASITISENDNRIVVPGANHTVDSAYITRFKETIRTSDMVLIQFELPL
- a CDS encoding PfkB family carbohydrate kinase; the encoded protein is MCSGGDPSHYKSSACCQAACITPNETEGKQLFTDTSASVREQLHSKLVVTKGRSGVSYQDKLIPAYTVEVLDTTGAGDAFNGALTVALAEGQDVSEVIQFAMERLHSLFKRLVHRKECQCEKNWTLF